From Candidatus Hydrogenedentota bacterium, one genomic window encodes:
- a CDS encoding DUF6067 family protein, translating into MGNFSAIIVLQEDTREAARVRIPWRRRDVDPGKKDVIVYNAETRERIRNVVWIAIERDHGEFIFQPENGRGGYAVFYMPHTLSGPNHQVTTTYLPADQAPEPDPEWLARNRLRPEDLASGDWKNLPEARTLFIEARSEFDRMDPMELIAAPDEMDELAAAYPESPYLVFPEYRHHPIAMTQDIPYRWIQRLRELKDSPLNAFSDKADPGEFFTFQLGVYAMRQELTDIRVEFGSIEGIAPPEAFRCFNTTGIDWIGRPFTKTVSVDKGRVQALWCGVPIPADTPPGLHKGTVTIRPDNAPPIEVALNIEVSRDPVGDSGDADLWRRARLRWLDSTLGLDDEVVAPYTPLALKDRTVACLGREVRFGSMGWPESIRSNERELLASPVAFIAETAEGIVPWDADSVSLTKETPGVVEWDARGKSSTLGIRTQARMEFDGYINFRVTVSVNAKTALKDLRLELPVRRDAAAYLMGMGRKGGLRPAEWDWTWDIHRANNSLWIGDVDGGIQCKLKDNDETWNLYSFANGLPASWSNDGKGGCRVRENGTEQVLIQAFSGPRTLEAGQELSFSFGLLVTPVKPLDPRHWNWRYQHQYVPLNELKTTPGNIINLHHGTEPNPYINYPFRKTPLLRAYTQAAHEAGKKVKIYYTVRELSNHTAELFALRSLGDEIFVDGPGGGYAWLIEHLVDHYVPAWHELNLPNDEMDGAIATTGLSRWHNYYIEGLAWLLKNVEIDGLYLDGIGYDRAIMQRVRKVMERTRPGSLIDFHSGNNFVPEYGLSSPANQYMEHFPYIDSLWFGEGYDYNESPDYWLVEISGIPFGLYGEMLQGGGNPWRGMIYGMTNRYGWQGDPRPIWKLWDDFGIQDAKMIGYWDKACPVATGHPDILATAYVKEDRTLVALASWAKESVDILLHIEWTAIGRNPATAQIHMPAVESFQGERALAATDPIPIEPAKGAWMIIE; encoded by the coding sequence CATCGTACTGCAGGAAGATACCCGTGAGGCGGCCCGTGTGCGGATTCCATGGCGCCGCCGCGACGTGGATCCCGGCAAGAAGGATGTCATCGTCTACAATGCCGAGACGCGGGAAAGAATACGCAATGTGGTATGGATCGCCATTGAACGCGACCACGGCGAGTTCATATTTCAACCGGAAAACGGCCGTGGCGGCTATGCGGTTTTCTATATGCCCCATACCCTGTCGGGCCCCAATCACCAGGTAACGACCACCTATTTGCCGGCGGATCAGGCGCCGGAGCCCGATCCCGAATGGCTCGCGCGAAACCGGCTGCGGCCCGAAGATTTGGCTTCGGGCGACTGGAAGAACCTGCCGGAGGCGCGGACGTTGTTTATCGAGGCGCGCAGTGAATTTGACCGCATGGATCCGATGGAATTGATCGCCGCGCCGGATGAAATGGACGAACTGGCCGCGGCTTATCCCGAATCGCCTTATCTGGTATTTCCTGAATACCGCCACCATCCAATCGCCATGACGCAAGATATCCCCTACCGTTGGATTCAACGATTGCGCGAACTCAAGGACTCGCCGTTGAACGCCTTTTCGGACAAGGCCGATCCCGGCGAATTTTTCACGTTTCAACTGGGTGTGTATGCCATGCGCCAGGAATTGACCGATATTCGGGTCGAATTTGGCAGCATCGAAGGCATTGCCCCGCCGGAGGCGTTCCGCTGCTTCAACACCACCGGTATTGACTGGATCGGGCGTCCCTTCACCAAAACAGTATCGGTGGACAAGGGCCGGGTCCAGGCCCTGTGGTGCGGCGTGCCGATACCTGCGGACACCCCGCCGGGATTGCACAAGGGCACGGTAACCATTAGACCGGACAACGCGCCGCCCATCGAAGTCGCGCTCAATATCGAAGTCAGCCGGGATCCGGTTGGTGATTCCGGCGATGCCGACCTCTGGCGCAGGGCGCGGCTGCGTTGGCTTGATTCAACCCTCGGCCTCGACGACGAAGTAGTCGCGCCCTATACCCCGCTGGCGCTGAAGGATCGAACGGTCGCATGCCTCGGCCGCGAGGTGCGCTTCGGCTCGATGGGTTGGCCGGAAAGTATTCGGAGCAACGAGCGTGAACTGCTGGCGAGTCCCGTGGCCTTTATTGCCGAAACGGCGGAGGGCATCGTTCCCTGGGACGCCGATTCCGTCTCCCTCACCAAAGAGACGCCGGGCGTCGTCGAATGGGACGCACGCGGCAAGTCGTCCACGTTGGGCATCCGCACGCAGGCCCGGATGGAGTTCGATGGATACATCAATTTCCGGGTGACGGTCTCGGTGAATGCAAAGACGGCCCTCAAGGATCTTCGGCTGGAATTGCCGGTTCGACGCGATGCCGCCGCGTACCTCATGGGCATGGGCCGCAAGGGGGGGCTGCGGCCTGCCGAATGGGATTGGACATGGGATATTCACCGGGCGAACAACAGCCTGTGGATTGGCGATGTGGACGGAGGAATTCAGTGCAAATTAAAGGACAATGACGAAACGTGGAACCTTTATTCATTCGCAAACGGTCTTCCGGCCTCGTGGTCCAACGACGGCAAGGGCGGTTGCCGTGTGCGCGAAAATGGGACCGAACAAGTGTTGATTCAGGCCTTTAGTGGTCCGAGGACGCTTGAGGCCGGCCAAGAACTGTCATTTTCGTTCGGTCTGCTCGTCACGCCCGTCAAACCGCTCGATCCGCGACATTGGAACTGGCGGTATCAACACCAGTATGTTCCCCTAAACGAACTCAAGACCACGCCCGGCAATATCATCAACCTTCATCATGGCACGGAACCCAATCCCTACATCAATTATCCGTTTCGCAAGACCCCGCTCCTGCGCGCCTACACCCAAGCCGCGCACGAAGCCGGCAAGAAGGTTAAGATTTATTACACCGTCCGGGAACTCAGCAACCACACGGCCGAACTCTTCGCGCTGCGGAGTCTCGGCGACGAGATTTTCGTGGACGGACCCGGGGGCGGTTATGCGTGGCTCATCGAGCATCTGGTGGACCATTATGTCCCCGCATGGCATGAACTCAACCTGCCCAACGATGAAATGGATGGCGCCATCGCCACGACCGGCCTCTCGCGCTGGCATAACTATTACATCGAAGGCCTGGCATGGCTATTGAAAAATGTCGAGATAGATGGACTCTATCTCGACGGCATCGGATACGACCGCGCCATCATGCAGCGTGTTCGCAAGGTTATGGAGCGCACGCGGCCCGGCTCGCTGATTGATTTCCACAGCGGCAACAATTTTGTGCCCGAATACGGGCTGTCGAGTCCCGCCAACCAATACATGGAGCATTTCCCGTACATTGACAGCCTCTGGTTCGGTGAAGGTTACGACTACAACGAATCGCCCGATTACTGGCTTGTTGAGATCTCCGGCATCCCCTTCGGCCTTTATGGCGAAATGCTGCAAGGCGGCGGCAATCCCTGGCGCGGCATGATCTACGGCATGACCAACCGTTACGGCTGGCAGGGCGATCCGCGCCCGATTTGGAAACTGTGGGACGACTTCGGCATACAGGACGCAAAAATGATCGGCTACTGGGACAAGGCGTGTCCCGTCGCAACCGGCCATCCCGACATCCTCGCCACGGCCTACGTCAAGGAAGACCGCACGCTTGTCGCCCTTGCCAGTTGGGCCAAGGAATCGGTGGACATTTTGCTCCACATCGAGTGGACTGCGATAGGGCGCAATCCGGCCACGGCCCAAATCCACATGCCTGCCGTCGAATCGTTCCAGGGAGAACGTGCCCTTGCCGCCACGGACCCCATTCCCATCGAGCCGGCCAAGGGCGCGTGGATGATCATCGAATGA